The sequence acaagatgtagtgatggcccccaatttggacggctttaaaagggggtgggataaattcctggaggcggcgGCTATGAAGGGTGTatatgtcctacctccagtattcgaggcagtaagcctgcgtgcaccagttgctggggaacatgggcgggagggtgctgtggcaccatgtcctgcttcgttggcctctgtgtgaacagagtgctggactagatggaccctcggtctgatccggcattagggctcttctgaggtCCTTATCTTGACACAGCTGCCTGAGCATCCTCAAACATAGCTTGTTTCTCTGTTGAATCAAATCAACTCAGAATAATAAGAGGGAAGACGGCGGGGAGGACAGAATTCGGGGCCGGAGTAAGGCAGTAACAGAGGAGGGGTAAATAAAAGTCAATAAATAAAGGCAAACGAAGCAGCAGTGAGTGGAACCGAATCTCTTAGGAACACGGGGCACGTCCATCACTTCCGAGGTGTGCATGGGGTTGATTTCTGGACCAACTTCCGCTATCCAACCTGTCCGGCAGCCCACCGTGAGAAGGCTGCATCTGCTGAACCcgccacgcccccccccctctctctctctctctgccacccaccCTCACGTTCCTAAGCGCCTTCCTCCCCCGCCTGGCAGAATCATCCTCCGACATTATCTCAGGAGTCACCTTGACGAGGCGGGACGTCAACCTTGCCATAACGGATGGGCCTCCTGCGGCAAGTACGGAGCGCACCCGTGAATATTCATGCTCTCCTCCGGCAGAGAgccccctttcctcctgcccACGCCCAAGTGTTATCACGTAGGGGCTTAATGAGATTTTTGGCAGCTTTTCACGCTTTGCTtttaacgagagagagagagagattcccgtTATCCTCCCCACAGGGACACAAGAGGTGGGGCTGGAGAGAGGCCACACTTCCTTCTGAAGGCCACATGAGCGTTTCGAACCTAAAGCACAGAACGCTCAAGTTTCCCTCTCgggaggaagattttttttttttaaaaaaaaaagtaaaggacAAACGACGGCGTATCAATTATCTGGAAGGCTGGTTCTGACAACAGGATCCTCCGCGCCAGCCGGCCATCGCAAGGTGTGGATTATTCCAGTGCGCACTTAGATGGCATCGTTAATGCTGAAGGCAAACAGCACATGATTAACGGCTATGGGAGATGCCCAGGACCGAGGGCAGAGCCGAGCTGGTCAAAGTCAGCCTCAGGTGGCCTCCAACGCAAAGCTGCCTGAGCCAACTCCGTTTGCGCCCCGCCATTCTCCGCGCGGGACGGCGGGGTCTCCCGACGGCGAGGTGTGCCTGGGCGCGGGAGCCGCCGTGGAGGAGGGAAGGGTCGTTGCACGGCCGTCCAAGCGGCCTGCTCTCAAAGATGGCTCAAAGTTTCCGCTGGGGTCACGCTCAGCAGCCTGCCCTCCTTCCTACAGCTGGGGTCTCGTTGCCAGACCTAGCAACCCTCGCAGCGGGCACAGTTGCACTGCTCCTGCACGACGCTGCTCTTTATAAAAATGAAACCTGTTTTGCAGGGTTCTGCAACCCGTTATAAGAATCGCCGGGACGATgtgacacatctggagcgctcggCAAAAACACGTCGTCAGTATCGTTACTCTGCTAGAGACCCTCAGGCCAAACCCTGCGCGGAGTTTTCAAATTACTGCCAGCCGTCGTCACCTCTTCATCGCCTAACCATGATCACCTCTCTTCCCCAAACCCCAAGTTTCCGCCCTTTTTGCAACTTCTCCGTCTGGCCTTCTCCTCAGTGCTCTGGCCCATTTCCCCTTCCAACCTCCTGTTCCTATGCGGCGGCGGCTTCTACCTGTTTCCTAGGTCATTCTGCTGGCCTCTTGCGCAAGTTCAGCCAATGGCAAATCAGCGACCCTTTGGGTCACAGCAAGCTCGGCCAATAGCACATCAGCGACCTTTTCTGTCCGCTCCTCTGTGACAGGGAGGCGATGGGGACTGTCAATCAATGCCAAAGGCTCCGTCCCCACCACAAAATCCTTTCAGTGCATTACGGTGTAGATCTGCCTACCTACAATAAGAGCTCAGAGATGAGGAGGAACTTTACGGCTGCGTCTTCTACGTCTATCCAGAGAACGGGCCTTGCCAAGCTACGCGTCACAACGAGAAGGAAGTTTGCGAGTCAGGAATACCTTTATTTGCAAGACGTTTCTCCTCCCCGTTGAGCGACGTGCGGGCAGAAGCAAACGTGGACCGGAGTAACCGTTCTACCCAAAAGAAACTCGCTTGCCAGAGATGGTTTAGGATAGAGGGAAACTCTCTTTCCCGTTTAGATACTGTCCCCGCCACCCTCAAAGTATGAGGGGTCCAGTTTGCAGAGGGAATCCTGTCCAACCCCAATTGATGTCGGGTTCCATTTTCGGAGCTGTAGAGACAGCCGGATTGCATCCATTTTATGGCCTGAGAGAGAGTTTCCCATAATCCTCCTCGGGGACGTCGAGGGCATCCTGCATTAGTGCTCAGGTGCGGCTTCCGGCTCGTGCTCAGCCAGCCAAAGCCTGTCGCTTCTGGCCATGGGCGTCGCGGACCGCACTACCGACATGGGGACCCGGACGGTGTCGAGGCCGTTCACCTGCAACGCACAAGGAGGCAGAGATGGGAGAGAAACCTGAGATGGCAGCCCCGCTCCCTAGAGCTAAAACTcctagacccatttctgtcgctggaggctcaagttgccgccacggctcggagtgcctttgaccagcttcggctggttcgccaactacggccactcctggacagggatagcttggccacagtggtacagacaatggtaacctcaagattggattactgcaacgcgctctatgtggggctgcccttgaagctgctccagaagctggagctagtgcagaacgctgcagctcggctgttgtctggagcggcccctttccagcatggaactcctctgctgagggaactgcactggctgcctattcgctaccgggccaggtttacggttcttgtacttgtgtacaaagccctaaacgacttgggaccaggatacctgagagagcgccttctcccctacccacctgcccggtcactgaggtcatccgagggtctgctcctggtggttccacatagatccatcctctgattggaatccaccaggggaagagccttcagcgtggtggcccccctcctgtggaattccctgcctctggaggtcaggcaggctccaaatttgtactcctttcggcgcctcctgaaaacctcTTTATTCCGGGAAGCCTTTCCATAATATGCACCTTTGAGTCGCcgtatttgcttttttaaaaaatgtgttttaagtgttttattctgttttttattttcattttatcttggaCGCCGCTCTgacatttttcaatggggagcggtatataaatattctaaataaataataaataaataaaaatgagagtgGCCAAGAAGAAGTGTGGAGGCCTGTCGCAAAGCCAAATGTATTTTACATAGCACCCGCGCTTGCCAACTTGGCATTGCCTtccaaggaaaaaaaaggaggccAACCTCTGTAGTAAATATCCCCCACATTTATCCAACTCCTTCTCCTGCCCGTGCAAGGGAGGTACTGCCTGAAAGCTGTCGGACGGAAACCGACTGTCTTCCACCCGGAAGTCCCCCCTCatatccttctttcccccataagcaatggccatgctggctggggattatggggcttgtagtccaacacatctggagggcaccagttgggggaaggctggcagAGGGGGGGCATCGCTGCTTTAGGGAGCCATCTCTGTCACATCGGCAACCGTCGCACCAGTCCCCAGCAtcatctcagccctatttgcatGGCCAGCAACCAAATACTCCTTGCACCCAGGAAAGAGGGAGCAAAGGTTGCCATGACCAAACAGGCTTGGAAGAACGAGCGTGAGCGCGCAGGAGGTGAACGGCAGTCCACCTGAGCCCTGGTTAGGCGTTTTGCTACTAGGGAtacccaaataaataaacagcggCAGATGGAACAAGCTGTGATGGGGAAACTGAGGGCAGCTCGGCACTTGCCTCGATCAAGCACGGTGCCCCGGATTATGTACAGAAGCACTCGACCGAAGTTCATGTTTCTGTACTGTAAGAATGTAACAAGAACCCCGCCGGCGGCATCTTGTCCTCAGCAGTGGCCAGCCGGACACTTCTGGGAAGCCCCCATAAAGGTGGCAGCCCTCCCCTtctgccccagcaactggcgttCAGTTGTACACCACCACTGAACACGAGAGGCTCCGTTCGCTAACCATtcgacagcactcttcaaagacttaaaaggttgtcacacagaagagggccaggatctcttctcgatcctcccagagtgcaggacacggaacaaccggctcaagttaaaggaagccagattccagctggacatcaggaaaaacgtcctggctgTTAAGAGTGGTATGACAAAacctcaggaaaaacatcctgacggttagagcagcacgacaacagagtcaatgacctagggaggtggtgggctctcccacattagaggccttcaagaggcagctggacaaccacctgccagggatgctttagggtagattcctgcaatgattagggggctggactcaatggccttgtagaccccttccaactctactattctatgattctatgatcaggaaaaacttcctgactagcagtacaacggaaccagtgacctagggaggttttgggctctcccacactagaggccttcaagaggcagccggacaagcatctgtcagggatgctttagggtggattcctgcattgagcaggggtttggactcgatggccttataggccccttccaactctgctattctatgattctatgatctctggtAGACCGCTTTCTTTCGCGATCCATTTCCAGGGAGGTCCACTTGCGATAGGAATTTGTGGCTGCGTGCGTACGATGGGCCCGATAAACTGGAGGAAGGCTAGACCCGAGTCCTAAGAAAACTGGGATTGTCCTAAAGCCTCTCTGGGTACAAGCGCAGGCTGGAAGTTGGCCTTACCGTAACCTCACACCAGTAATCGCCCAGTTTCGTGATGGGCTCGTCCGGCAGCGTCAGCGTATGCAGGGGGACTACGACCTCAAGCTGAAAGAAAGAGGAGCCGGTGTTATTGTGATGATAGGTGGGCATCTTACAAGGGGCAGGGCCCTTCCAGaagccgtgccccccccccccagcaaaattGCAGCCAAGTAGTACAGGCGTTGCGCTTGGTCTTGGGAGCAATTCCTAGCACTGCCACGAGGAAATAAATGGCACGATCCCCGAGAATGACTAGAGAGCAGTGCTGGGCGGAGACGGTCAGTCTGTCTGACTCGATATAAGACAGCCGCTCAACCCTAACTCAGTTGATTTCCCCATTGGTACTACGGCAGCAGGCCCGCCCAGGGTAAAAATGGCAGCCCTCACGTTTCGGAGGAAATGGCGGGCCACTATCTCCTTGGTCAGCTCCCACTGGTCATAGTCGTTCACGCCGATGTTTAGGGTGCAGTTCCGCAGGAACCGGACGGTCTAGAGGAAGGGAAACAgcaaaaacactttttaaaatgaggCTGCCCATAATTGGAATACACTAACTCTGTCCTGCAGGCCGGAGCTACCAAAGCAGCCTCCCTGTGCTGAAATTTCACCGGAGAGCCAAGGGGAATGTTCAAAGGCTGTTCTAGTGGGGCTAAAGCCGGGTGCTCCGGACCCATCAGCACCTCCTGAGAGGATCCTGAACCTGTGACAGGCAGGGAAGAGAGGTTGGCATATACTGACGTTCATGACCTGACGGCAGCAGGGCTATGTTGAGCTacgtatgtacacacacacacacacacacacacgagtcttATCGAAAATACATGAGAATGATCTCATCAGCGATTTGTTCCCTGTTATTCAGACAGCCTTAAAAAGAGGACAGCCTGCCAACAGCGCTCCGGTTGTAGACCAACACGGTCGACTGGAATCGAGGccgagttcagaggagggaacTGAGGAGGCAGAAAGGCCTGATTGTGGACACCCCCGCAAGAAGTGTTCAACAGGGATGGGACTGAGGCCCTGAACAGGTACTGATGGGTAGGGGCGGCCTGCCCAATCCTTAACCGAGCCAGGGCAACGGCCTCCCTTTGGTTCTTTCACTCTTGGTTACGTctacatcctgcctttcttccaaagaggCCAAAGTGGCACTCAGGACCCTCCTACACGgcctgggaccacaatacctgacggaacgcccttcccgacatgaacctccccgtacactgccctcaacatctaaagtcctcctccgggtgcctactccgagggaagctcggaggatggcgacaagggagagagggccttttcagtggtggctccccaattttggaatgaactccccgatgaggctcgcctggcgccaacatggttatctttttggcgccaggtcaagactttcctcttctcccaggcatttaacaccattcaacaatgctaagtttgtttgttttttaacggaccccaaaactgctgtttttaaatggataccgttgtttttatgtttttgatggttttcaattttgcatactttttaatgttcagtttttaacttttgtaaaccgcccggagagcttcggctatggggcggtatataaatgtaataaatcaaatcaaatcaaatcctctccattttatccttataacaaccctatgaggtaggttaggctgagagtcattgacgggggccaaagtcccccagtgagccGAGTGAGGGACTCAAACCCAGGTCTTCCCAGGCCCAGCACTCTTAACGGACAGGAGGAAGAGAATCAGGAAGGGGCTGGCGGGGGTCACAAGGTGGCTGGCGGGGAGAAAGCAGAGCCAGCAaaatgggaaaggaggaggaggaggcaggcaggggaagaaACGGAACTGCTGGGCACTTGACGTAGCTAGTGCTGATGGTGGATCGATTGCCGGGAGGAGAATAAGGATAAGGGTCGTCACAACACCTGCTCTTGAAGGTCCACACAGCTAACTTCAGAAACCAGAGTTGGTTCATGTCTAACGAAACTGGGGCAGCTGCAGGGTCAAGATGATCTGGCGACAGACAGGTCTCTGCCTCCAAAGAGCCTACAATGTAGAGCCTTTCattccatggggggtggggggaggagacgAGAAGAAGGGGCAAGAAGACAACCAAAGGTTCGGGTCAGTAGGGGGCGGGTTGGGCCAGAGGATTCCACTTGAGAATCCCACCGACTCATGGCTGTGGCTACTCCGTTAGGATGGAAAAGAACTCTGCACATGGCCATAGGCTCATAACGGCTTCAGAGCTGAATATGGGTAGTGAAGCCAGGTTTTACGACGGAGCTCTGATGAGTTGCAATTCACATTGAATCCAGAACCGCAAGGGAGGGCTCGTGCATTGAGTAATCCACCAAACTAACCCCAGCCTGAGCATGTAgggcatgcagaagttcccaggttcagccTCCAGGTCGAACAAAGATCTTGGGGAGCGTTATGGCCAGTCAAGGTAGATGACACTGAGCTCAGACAACCTATGGTCTGAacggaccccccacccccacccccagaacttcCGAAATTCCTGACGTATATAAACCCTTGAAGCTCTAGGACCAGCGGATGTTTTTTGTGTTTGTAAAGCATAGAGTAGAATGGAATTATGTTTATATGCAGTACATGGATTTATATTTAATTGGGTTATGTTGTGGGCAGTTTTAATGTAGCTTATTCATtggctgcattaaaaaaaaaagacaggaccaTTTACTAATTAACTTTCCTAAGGCACAGAAGAAGCCGTTGGGTTTGTTCTGTGTGTACAGAACAACGCCTCTGTGGCATTTATCTCAATAAAACTTGTGACCTgccaggtttcccccccccccccattgcataaCCTTACGAAAGGCACATTGGGAACCTTGTCAGCTAAGAGCAGGAGAAGTGCGCTTAAAATAAAGACGGAAAATAAACAAGTAGATAACAGAGATGCAGCAAAGCGGTTAGCAAGCGTGGCTTGATGGGGTTCCCCCCAGCCATGCTGCCGAGagactttgcacacacacacccttctcacaCTCGAGATCTGCATCAGCTCACCTTTATGCCGCTGTGGGTTTGGAGTCTCGGCAGCTTGCCTTCCCGACGTAACTAGGGGGTGAAAAATGGAAGACGCTGATGAGGTGAAGGCCAGGTCATCCTTGGTTTTTGCTTTGGGCTCAGCCCAGCATGGCaggtgtacttatttatttatttatttattacatttctataccgcccaatagccggagctttctgggcggttcgcaaaaattaaaaccattcaaagtctaaaacaacagtataaaaccatcatataaaatacaatataaaagctcaaccagatcaaaacagcagcaatgcaaaattacgaatttaaaacaccaagttaaaaattatttatagactgttaaaatgctgggagaataaaaaggcgtctaaaagcatataatgtaggtgctaagcgaacctccgtagggagctcattccacagccagggtgccacagcagagaaggccctgctcctggtagccacctgcctcacttcctttggcaggggctcactgagaaggacccctgaggatgaccttagggtccgggcaggtacatatgggaggaggcgttccttcagataacctggccccaagccgtttagggctttaaatgttaataccagcacattgaatcgggctggacctggactggcagccaatgaagctggaaaaggactggcgtaatgtggtctcgtcggccagtccctgttagtaagcgtgttaGTACTTGGGACAGCAGGCAGAACCCCCCACCAGCAGCTCTGTTACTCACTTGGTTTTCCTCCTCAAAGATCGCCTTGTTTTCAGGGGACGCGTAAACGGCCTTGTTTCCGGCAAGGAGACAGTTGCGACCGAAACCCTTATCCACGAAGACGGCATCGCCACGGTTTCCCACACCTGCAAACGAGACACGTGGAACGTTTCTGTACAAGGAACAGCCGTTACTCCAAAGATAttctttcttcac comes from Elgaria multicarinata webbii isolate HBS135686 ecotype San Diego chromosome 21, rElgMul1.1.pri, whole genome shotgun sequence and encodes:
- the MRPL9 gene encoding large ribosomal subunit protein bL9m, which codes for MLAASLRGALRAASSLSPQPRGLRLSAPLGTVIVERWWKVPLSKEGRQPRIKHRRFRVYRLVEDTKHSPKVPLELILTQPVEGVGNRGDAVFVDKGFGRNCLLAGNKAVYASPENKAIFEEENQLRREGKLPRLQTHSGIKTVRFLRNCTLNIGVNDYDQWELTKEIVARHFLRNLEVVVPLHTLTLPDEPITKLGDYWCEVTVNGLDTVRVPMSVVRSATPMARSDRLWLAEHEPEAAPEH